The following coding sequences are from one Nicotiana tomentosiformis chromosome 3, ASM39032v3, whole genome shotgun sequence window:
- the LOC104092419 gene encoding GDSL esterase/lipase At3g48460 yields the protein MAFFCRIVIHWKITLIIFTITLIFSPPLSSAASTPKKFKKIYAFGDSYTDTGNTHSATGPSSFNYVSNPPYGRTFFHHPTNRYSDGRLVIDFVAESLSLPFLPPYRNPKADKTYGVNFAVAGSTAIRHRFFVRNNLTLNVTPQSLQTQLTWFNRFLESQGCKNSTTTPKQCEAVFSDALFWVGEIGANDYAYSFGSSVSPNTIQHLATTSVTGFLQVLLNKGAKYVVVQGLPPTGCLTLSMYLAPETDRDDMGCVGSVDKQSNLHNSIIQTKLDSFRKQFPQAVIIYADYWNAYSTVVKGANKYGFKELFKSCCGSGGGNYNFDVFNTCGSPSASSCPDPSQYINWDGVHLTEAMYKTMANLFLNGTFCKPSFSYLLAKKQ from the exons ATGGCTTTTTTCTGCAGAATAGTGATCCATTGGAAAATCACTCTCATCATATTCACCATTACACTGATCTTTTCACCTCCACTCTCCTCTGCAGCTTCCACTCCCAAAAAGTTCAAGAAAATCTATGCCTTTGGGGACTCTTACACAGACACAGGCAATACACACTCAGCCACTGGTCCAAGCTCTTTCAATTACGTATCAAATCCCCCTTATGGACGCACATTTTTCCACCACCCAACCAATAGATATTCCGATGGTCGATTAGTCATTGATTTCGTGGCCGAGTCACTGTCCTTGCCATTTTTGCCGCCTTATCGCAACCCGAAAGCGGATAAAACTTATGGTGTTAACTTTGCTGTTGCTGGTTCTACTGCTATAAGGCACAGATTCTTTGTGAGAAATAATCTCACGTTGAATGTAACTCCTCAATCACTTCAAACACAGCTCACTTGGTTTAATAGGTTTTTGGAAAGCCAAGGTTGTAAAAACTCCACAACAACGCCAAAGCAGTGCGAGGCAGTATTTAGTGATGCATTGTTTTGGGTAGGTGAAATCGGTGCTAATGATTATGCGTATAGCTTTGGATCTTCTGTTTCACCCAACACTATTCAACATCTTGCCACCACAAGTGTCACCGGTTTTTTACAG GTATTATTGAACAAGGGAGCAAAATACGTTGTTGTTCAAGGTCTTCCTCCAACAGGTTGCTTAACACTGTCCATGTATTTGGCACCTGAGACTGACAGAGATGACATGGGATGTGTGGGAAGTGTAGACAAGCAAAGCAATCTCCACAACAGTATTATCCAAACCAAGTTAGATTCTTTCAGGAAACAGTTCCCACAAGCTGTAATTATTTATGCAGATTATTGGAATGCATACAGTACAGTAGTGAAAGGTGCCAACAAATATGGATTTAAGGAGCTGTTCAAAAGTTGCTGTGGATCTGGCGGTGGAAACTACAATTTTGACGTGTTCAACACTTGTGGTTCTCCTTCTGCAAGCTCTTGTCCTGATCCTTCTCAGTATATTAATTGGGATGGTGTTCATCTTACTGAAGCCATGTACAAAACTATGGCTAACTTGTTTCTTAATGGGACATTTTGTAAACCCTCATTTAGTTACTTACTAGCGAAAAAGCAGTAG
- the LOC138908310 gene encoding uncharacterized protein: MSSSGTIRSSLSPRMVDRFLAPSTDSERKRSIIIYVHEDARVLSAPVGVASYLLYLVTEEDQAKMDLVEAPYLFNEAQQALNRASVLHHETFLRYQEELNQHEADARGLTKIRDVYNLLSEKLQAELEVARKEHADLVEQVRRVFELSNNNSDTVANDPNSQVKRRLEQIEQLQAKVDTVKVEAEEWKKNMDCLASKKETSREQLASTEV, from the exons ATGTCGTCTTCGGGAACCATCAGATCTTCTTTGAGTCCGAGAATGGTTGATCGGTTCCTAGCCCCGAGTACAGATTCTGAACGAAAGCGGTCAATCATCATATATGTACatgaggatgcccgggttctctcCGCCCCCGTGGGGGTTGCCAGCTATCTTCTATacctggtgaccgaagaggatcaggcCAAAATGGACTTGGTGGAGGCCCCCTAtcttttcaacgaagctcaacaagcattgaatcgg GCCTCAGTGCTTCATCATGAAACCTTTCTCCGATATCAGGAGGAGTTAAACCAACACGAGGCCGATGCTCGGGGGCTCACTAAGATAAGGGATGTTTATAATCTCCTTAGTGAGAAACTCCAGGCCGAGTTAGAAgtggctcggaaggagcatgccgacctggTCGAGCAAGTAAGACGAGTATTTGAACTTAGTAACAATAATTCAGACACAGTGGCTAACGACCCGAACTCGCAGGTTAAAAGGAGACTTGAACAGATCGAGCAGCTCCAGGCAAAAGTGGACACGGTGAAAGttgaggccgaagaatggaagaaaaatatggacTGCCTAGCCTCGAAAAAGGAGACTTCCCGAGAACAACTGGCTTCGACTGAGGTCTAG